The following is a genomic window from Magnetospirillum sp. 15-1.
CGACTCGATGACCTTGGCCCAATCCTCGGCGGCCTTCTTGCTGTCCTTCGTAGCTGATTGTACGGGAAAGCCGAGGCGGCGTATCTTGGCCTGCCAGCCAATGATTTCGCCGTCCTTGTTTTTGCGCGCTGTGATGGTTGCCATAGGGCGCCTCGGGGACAATGACGGCGGTTGGTGTCCCCAAATTGTCCCGAAAAACCATATGAATTTCAAGTCAGCCAACGTGAATTTGGCTGAAATCCAGGTTTCATGCGGTGGGGAGATTGGCGCAACCGGTAGGATTCGAACCTACGACCTCTGCCTTCGGAGGGCAGCGCTCTATCCAGCTGAGCTACGGCTGCGCGATCGATCACGGATGATCGGAGAGGGGCGGAACATACTGGATTTCTGCGGCCTTGGGCAAGCCCCTTTGTGGGGAGGTCGGCGCGGGGTTGATAAGAACGAAACGGGACTGGGTGTTGCCAGTTGCCAGATATTGCCAGCGGGACAGTTGGATGTCGCCGTTCCGTGCTGTTCGTTGTTCGTTGCGTCACGCTAGGCTGTAGTGACAATTTAGGATTCCCTTGGCGCCCGAGATGTGATTCAAGACTGATTTTTGGAGGTCGGTCTTGGACGGCGAAGTTCTGCGCGATGATCAGTGGGAGCGGCTGCGGGAGTTTGTGCCCGGAGGCCGGAAGGGAAAGCGTGGCCCGCGTAGCGATGGCCGCCGCTTCTTCGACGCCATCCTGTGGGTGGCACGGTCTGGTGCGCGATGGCGAGATTTGCCGGAGAAGTTTGGCCCCTATCAGACGGCCAAACGCCGCTATTACCGCTG
Proteins encoded in this region:
- a CDS encoding transposase produces the protein MDGEVLRDDQWERLREFVPGGRKGKRGPRSDGRRFFDAILWVARSGARWRDLPEKFGPYQTAKRRYYR